A region from the Salidesulfovibrio onnuriiensis genome encodes:
- the guaB gene encoding IMP dehydrogenase: MEKILEKALTFDDVLLLPAYSEVLPDTVDTSTYLTPGLKLNIPLISAAMDTVTEARMAIAMARHGGAGVVHKNLSVREQVREVDRVKKSESGMIHDPITVHPDDTLSKVLDIMEEYRISGLPVVRGEHLVGIITNRDIRFVTDRETKVSELMTSRDLVTVPEGISNEEAKQKLHQNRIEKLLVVDDDNKLKGLITIKDINKVKKYPNAVKDGFGRLICGAAVGVGKDCEARAEALLRAGADFLVLDSAHGHSRNILDAVRDLRAAFPECQIIGGNIATYEGAKALIEAGVDTVKVGIGPGSICTTRVVAGVGVPQITAIMEAVRAAREADKCIIADGGIKYSGDVVKALSVGANSCMMGSLLAGTEESPGETILYQGRTYKTYRGMGSIDAMKQGSSDRYFQEKSKKLVPEGIVGRVPYRGPVGESIYQLIGGLRSGMGYTGCGSLEELREKSQMVQISPAGLRESHVHDVTITKESPNYRVEGA; encoded by the coding sequence ATGGAAAAGATTCTCGAAAAGGCCCTGACGTTTGACGATGTCCTCCTTTTGCCCGCGTATTCGGAAGTGTTGCCCGACACAGTCGATACATCCACCTACCTGACCCCCGGTCTCAAGCTCAATATCCCGCTCATCTCCGCAGCCATGGACACGGTGACCGAAGCCCGCATGGCCATCGCCATGGCCCGCCACGGCGGCGCCGGCGTCGTTCACAAGAACCTGTCCGTTCGCGAGCAGGTCCGCGAGGTGGACCGGGTCAAGAAGTCCGAGTCCGGCATGATCCACGATCCCATCACCGTGCATCCGGACGACACCCTGAGCAAGGTGCTGGACATCATGGAGGAATACCGCATTTCCGGCCTGCCCGTCGTGCGCGGGGAACACCTTGTCGGCATCATCACCAACCGCGACATCCGTTTTGTCACCGACCGCGAGACCAAGGTTTCCGAACTCATGACCAGCCGCGACCTGGTCACGGTCCCCGAAGGAATTTCCAACGAGGAAGCCAAGCAGAAGCTGCACCAGAACCGCATCGAAAAGCTTCTGGTGGTGGATGACGACAACAAGCTCAAGGGTCTCATCACCATCAAGGACATCAACAAGGTCAAGAAGTATCCCAATGCGGTCAAGGACGGCTTCGGCCGTCTCATCTGCGGCGCGGCCGTGGGCGTGGGCAAGGACTGCGAAGCCCGCGCCGAAGCCTTGCTGCGCGCCGGGGCAGACTTCCTGGTGCTCGATTCCGCACACGGCCATTCCAGGAACATTCTGGACGCCGTGCGCGACCTGCGCGCCGCCTTCCCGGAATGCCAGATCATCGGCGGCAACATCGCCACCTACGAAGGGGCCAAGGCCCTCATCGAGGCGGGCGTGGACACGGTCAAGGTGGGCATCGGCCCCGGCTCCATCTGCACCACCCGCGTGGTGGCCGGCGTGGGCGTGCCCCAGATCACGGCCATCATGGAGGCCGTGCGCGCGGCTCGCGAGGCCGACAAGTGCATCATCGCGGACGGCGGCATCAAGTATTCCGGCGACGTGGTCAAGGCCTTGTCCGTGGGCGCCAACTCCTGCATGATGGGCTCGCTCCTGGCCGGGACCGAGGAAAGCCCGGGCGAAACCATCCTGTACCAGGGCCGCACCTACAAGACCTACCGCGGCATGGGCTCCATCGACGCCATGAAGCAGGGCAGCTCGGACCGCTACTTCCAGGAAAAATCCAAGAAGCTGGTGCCCGAGGGCATCGTCGGCCGGGTGCCGTACCGCGGCCCGGTGGGTGAATCCATCTACCAGCTCATCGGCGGCCTGCGCTCCGGCATGGGCTACACCGGCTGCGGTTCCCTCGAGGAGCTTCGCGAGAAGTCCCAGATGGTGCAGATCTCGCCCGCCGGCCTGCGCGAATCCCACGTGCACGACGTGACCATTACCAAGGAGTCCCCCAACTATCGGGTTGAAGGGGCTTAA
- the guaA gene encoding glutamine-hydrolyzing GMP synthase: MLNQDKVIILDFGSQFTQLIARRIREAGVYSEIHPCNVDPEKVKALNPQALILSGGPSSVLEGGCPDLHPDYMSWGLPTLGICYGMQLLAHTMGGKVVSSQDREYGRAEFTAMNDCPLFDGIENKENLTVWMSHGDRVEAIPPGFERMGKTESIEFGAMGNREKKIYALQFHPEVAHTDQGAQIINNFLFKVADLKPSWSMSSFVETCIEGLKAQVGDDKVVLGLSGGIDSTVAAVLLHKAIGRNLHCIFVDNGLLRMGEREEVIGFLAEHFDLNVKVVDAADEFLGKLKGVKDPEQKRKIIGYTFIEVFDREAKAIDGVKFLGQGTLYPDVIESESFKGPSAVIKSHHNVGGLPEKMNLKLVEPLRELFKDEVRRAAYELGLPEHIIWRHPFPGPGLSIRVIGEITEERLEILRLADRIVQNELIASDWYRKVWQGFAVLLPLKTVGVMGDDRTYENVIALRIVDSIDAMTADWTRMPSEVLARMSNRIINEVKGVNRVVLDISSKPPSTIEWE; the protein is encoded by the coding sequence ATGCTCAACCAAGACAAAGTCATTATCCTGGACTTCGGTTCCCAGTTCACCCAGCTTATTGCGCGGCGTATCCGCGAGGCCGGGGTGTACTCCGAAATCCATCCCTGCAACGTGGACCCCGAAAAGGTGAAGGCCCTGAATCCGCAGGCCCTGATCCTCTCCGGCGGTCCTTCCAGCGTGCTGGAGGGCGGCTGTCCGGATCTGCACCCCGACTACATGAGCTGGGGCCTGCCCACCCTGGGCATCTGCTACGGCATGCAGCTGCTGGCCCACACCATGGGCGGCAAGGTGGTCTCCTCGCAGGACCGCGAATACGGCCGCGCCGAGTTTACGGCCATGAACGACTGCCCACTCTTCGACGGCATCGAGAACAAGGAAAATCTCACGGTCTGGATGTCCCACGGCGACCGGGTGGAAGCCATTCCCCCGGGATTCGAGCGCATGGGCAAGACCGAATCCATTGAATTCGGCGCAATGGGCAACCGGGAAAAGAAGATCTACGCCCTCCAGTTCCATCCGGAAGTGGCCCATACCGACCAGGGCGCGCAGATCATCAACAATTTCCTGTTCAAGGTTGCCGACCTCAAGCCTTCCTGGTCCATGTCCTCCTTTGTGGAGACCTGCATCGAGGGCCTCAAGGCGCAGGTGGGCGACGACAAGGTGGTGCTGGGCCTCTCCGGCGGCATCGACTCCACCGTGGCCGCAGTGCTGCTGCACAAGGCCATCGGCAGGAACCTCCACTGCATCTTCGTGGACAACGGCCTGCTGCGCATGGGCGAGCGCGAGGAAGTCATCGGTTTCCTGGCTGAACACTTCGACCTCAACGTCAAGGTTGTGGACGCGGCCGACGAATTCCTGGGCAAGCTCAAGGGCGTCAAGGACCCCGAGCAGAAGCGTAAGATCATCGGCTACACCTTCATCGAGGTCTTCGACCGCGAGGCCAAGGCCATCGATGGCGTGAAGTTCCTGGGCCAGGGTACCCTGTACCCGGACGTCATCGAGTCCGAATCCTTCAAGGGCCCCTCCGCCGTGATCAAGAGCCATCACAACGTGGGCGGCCTGCCCGAGAAGATGAACCTCAAGCTGGTGGAGCCGCTGCGCGAACTGTTCAAGGACGAAGTGCGCCGCGCCGCCTACGAGCTGGGCCTTCCCGAGCACATCATCTGGCGGCATCCGTTCCCGGGGCCGGGCCTTTCCATCCGCGTTATCGGCGAGATCACCGAGGAGCGTCTGGAAATCCTGCGCCTTGCCGACCGCATCGTTCAGAACGAACTTATTGCCTCGGACTGGTATCGTAAGGTATGGCAAGGGTTCGCCGTGCTGCTTCCGCTGAAGACCGTTGGCGTCATGGGTGACGACCGCACCTACGAGAACGTCATCGCCCTTCGCATCGTGGACAGCATCGACGCCATGACTGCGGACTGGACCCGCATGCCTTCCGAAGTGCTGGCCCGTATGTCCAACCGCATCATCAACGAGGTCAAGGGTGTCAACCGCGTGGTTCTGGATATCTCTTCCAAGCCGCCGAGCACCATCGAGTGGGAATAG
- the tatB gene encoding Sec-independent protein translocase protein TatB produces MFGIGGPELLIIVVVALIVIGPSKLPQMMRSMGKGLAEFKRMSNDVKSTLDHEIQQAESETRKQEAEQALAEKKAREAVEAEQALAEKRAREAAEAEKAQTADAGAAAEPEPAKDESKESA; encoded by the coding sequence ATGTTTGGAATAGGCGGACCCGAACTGCTTATCATCGTCGTTGTGGCCCTGATCGTTATCGGCCCCTCCAAGCTGCCCCAGATGATGCGCAGCATGGGCAAGGGACTGGCCGAGTTCAAGCGCATGAGCAACGATGTCAAGAGCACGCTGGACCACGAGATCCAGCAGGCCGAATCCGAGACGCGCAAACAGGAAGCCGAGCAGGCCCTGGCCGAGAAAAAGGCCCGGGAAGCTGTCGAGGCGGAGCAGGCACTGGCCGAAAAGAGGGCCAGGGAAGCCGCCGAGGCTGAAAAAGCGCAGACGGCCGATGCAGGCGCCGCCGCCGAACCCGAGCCTGCCAAGGACGAAAGCAAGGAGTCCGCATGA
- the tatC gene encoding twin-arginine translocase subunit TatC: MSSDKDLRPDPEEREREELSEASSEQADNGTGGNPGPDSDVDDPSLDQSLPDESLPSESSATEEGAAASDADGDTDGEGEEEGAANMSLLDHLGELRTRLVRCFIAVAVGMVASYGFAEQMFDILMKPMKEVLKKHAASQMVLPDDFFVNLQQSLAQALQNTDFKYYDQLGIFVDTLKESLGPLAMSGHFQYTYPAEAFFAHIKISIVAGIFLMSPYLFAQLWGFIAPGLYEHERKWIVPMAVISAFFFTAGALFGYFVVFPFGFDFFASFASSDIAFTPKLNEYLSFCLKLLFAFGIVFELPLFIFFLARLGLVTSKGLRQKRKYAILLSFVTAAILTPPDPFTQCLMAGPLIILYELGVWVAFAFGKKKKEPEPDTEGEAGQEA, translated from the coding sequence ATGAGCTCCGACAAGGATCTGAGACCCGATCCTGAAGAGCGGGAGCGGGAGGAACTATCCGAGGCTTCGTCCGAGCAAGCAGATAACGGGACCGGGGGAAACCCCGGTCCCGATTCCGATGTGGATGATCCGAGTCTGGATCAATCCCTGCCCGACGAATCCCTGCCCTCCGAATCCTCCGCCACGGAAGAGGGCGCTGCCGCGTCCGACGCCGACGGCGATACGGACGGGGAAGGGGAGGAGGAAGGCGCGGCCAACATGAGCCTTCTCGACCACCTGGGCGAGCTGCGCACCCGGCTGGTGCGCTGCTTTATCGCCGTGGCCGTGGGCATGGTGGCCAGCTACGGCTTTGCCGAGCAGATGTTCGACATCCTCATGAAGCCCATGAAGGAAGTGCTCAAGAAGCACGCCGCCAGCCAGATGGTCCTACCCGACGATTTCTTCGTCAACCTGCAGCAGTCCCTGGCCCAGGCCCTGCAGAACACGGACTTCAAGTATTACGACCAGCTGGGCATCTTCGTGGATACCCTCAAGGAATCCCTGGGCCCCCTGGCCATGAGCGGCCACTTCCAGTACACGTATCCGGCCGAGGCCTTTTTCGCGCACATCAAGATTTCCATCGTGGCGGGCATCTTCCTCATGAGCCCGTATCTGTTCGCCCAGCTCTGGGGATTCATCGCCCCGGGCCTGTACGAGCACGAGCGCAAGTGGATCGTGCCCATGGCCGTGATCTCCGCGTTTTTCTTTACCGCCGGGGCCCTGTTCGGCTATTTCGTCGTCTTCCCGTTCGGGTTCGATTTCTTTGCCAGCTTCGCCTCCTCGGATATCGCGTTCACGCCCAAGCTCAACGAGTACCTGAGCTTCTGCCTCAAGCTGCTCTTTGCCTTCGGCATCGTCTTCGAGCTGCCTTTGTTCATCTTTTTCCTGGCCCGTCTGGGGCTGGTCACTTCCAAGGGGCTACGCCAGAAGCGCAAGTACGCAATTCTGCTGTCCTTCGTGACCGCGGCGATCCTGACGCCGCCCGATCCGTTTACCCAGTGCCTCATGGCCGGGCCGTTGATCATCCTGTATGAACTCGGCGTCTGGGTGGCCTTTGCCTTCGGCAAGAAGAAAAAGGAACCCGAGCCGGATACGGAAGGCGAAGCCGGGCAGGAAGCGTAA
- the hisB gene encoding imidazoleglycerol-phosphate dehydratase HisB, which produces MSTRQASVVRKTNETDIELKLTLDGEGRNDISTGVGFADHMLDLMCFWGGFDLSLKCKGDLHIDSHHTLEDVALCLGQAFSEALGDRKGIVRVGNAKVPMDEALAEVVVDLSGRPYLVYDDGLLPAVIAGDEKDIWREFLKSFAYKAAMNLHVNFEYGLNGHHLLEAAFKALGMALSAAVRIGRKGVSSTKGSLD; this is translated from the coding sequence GTGAGTACTCGGCAAGCATCCGTGGTCCGCAAGACCAATGAAACGGACATCGAACTGAAGCTGACCCTGGACGGGGAAGGCAGGAACGACATCAGCACGGGTGTCGGCTTTGCCGATCACATGCTCGACCTCATGTGCTTCTGGGGCGGGTTCGACCTTTCGCTCAAATGCAAGGGCGACCTGCATATCGATAGCCACCACACCCTGGAGGACGTGGCCCTGTGCCTGGGGCAGGCCTTTTCCGAGGCTCTGGGCGACCGCAAGGGGATCGTCCGCGTGGGGAACGCCAAGGTTCCCATGGACGAAGCCCTGGCCGAAGTGGTCGTGGACCTTTCCGGAAGGCCGTATCTGGTTTATGATGACGGCCTGCTGCCTGCGGTCATCGCGGGCGACGAAAAGGATATCTGGCGTGAATTTTTGAAATCTTTCGCATACAAAGCTGCCATGAACCTGCACGTAAACTTTGAATACGGCCTCAATGGCCACCATCTGCTGGAAGCCGCGTTCAAGGCCCTGGGCATGGCCCTGAGCGCCGCCGTTCGCATCGGCCGCAAGGGTGTTTCCAGCACCAAAGGGAGTCTCGACTGA
- the hisA gene encoding 1-(5-phosphoribosyl)-5-[(5-phosphoribosylamino)methylideneamino]imidazole-4-carboxamide isomerase: MILFPAVDIKGGQCVRLAQGKEDEVTVFSDDPVGPALEWAAKGCRYLHVVDLDGAFSGKPKNYELIKRICSEIDIPVQLGGGIRDIETAKAYIEAGVTRLIIGTMALEDPELFAELCRAIPGRIGVSLDAVDGALKTKGWVEDSGLMIEDVLPRMEENGVSFIVYTDIARDGMQTGVNLEALERLCSLTSIPIIAAGGVHTIADIKNLYPLSKKGLEGAISGRAIYTGTLDVKEANDWIDAQE, translated from the coding sequence ATGATTCTTTTCCCCGCTGTTGACATCAAGGGGGGCCAGTGCGTCCGGCTTGCCCAGGGCAAGGAGGACGAGGTCACGGTTTTTTCCGACGACCCGGTCGGTCCCGCCCTGGAATGGGCCGCAAAAGGCTGCCGCTATCTGCACGTGGTGGACCTGGACGGCGCCTTTTCCGGCAAGCCCAAGAACTATGAATTGATCAAGCGCATTTGCTCGGAGATCGACATCCCCGTGCAGCTGGGCGGCGGCATTCGCGATATCGAGACGGCCAAGGCCTACATCGAGGCGGGCGTGACCCGGCTGATTATCGGCACCATGGCCCTGGAGGATCCCGAACTCTTTGCCGAACTGTGCCGGGCCATTCCCGGCCGGATCGGCGTGTCCCTGGATGCCGTGGACGGCGCGCTCAAGACCAAGGGCTGGGTAGAGGATTCCGGGCTCATGATCGAGGACGTGCTGCCGCGCATGGAAGAAAACGGCGTGTCCTTCATCGTGTATACGGACATTGCCCGCGACGGCATGCAGACCGGCGTGAACCTCGAAGCCCTTGAGCGCCTCTGCTCCCTGACCAGCATTCCGATTATCGCCGCGGGCGGGGTGCATACCATTGCGGACATCAAGAATCTCTATCCGCTCTCAAAAAAGGGGCTGGAAGGGGCCATTTCAGGCCGCGCCATCTATACCGGCACTTTGGATGTAAAAGAGGCCAACGACTGGATAGACGCGCAGGAATAA
- a CDS encoding glycosyltransferase family 2 protein, whose translation MSQTVTGLVLTYNGERWLEDCLRSLDFCDELFVVDSQSTDRTVEIAEKCGAKVAIRPWPGPVKQFEFALNEIKTDWIVSLDQDEILTDELRENIISAISLDEKTAGYYTPRSSFYFNRFMKHSGWYPDHLFRVFRNGKMKVTASGAHYHFEPLGDTRKLSGDILHYPYNSFFEHMNKINYYAEEGAKDLRNKGRKGGVLRALAHAKMRFIKLYFLKLGFLDGLAGFCNALAGFYYTFQKYIRVDEKGDWGR comes from the coding sequence ATGAGCCAAACCGTCACCGGCCTGGTGCTGACATATAATGGAGAACGCTGGCTTGAGGACTGCCTCAGGTCCCTGGATTTCTGCGACGAGCTGTTCGTGGTGGATTCCCAAAGCACGGACCGGACCGTGGAGATCGCGGAAAAATGCGGAGCAAAGGTGGCCATCCGCCCCTGGCCCGGCCCGGTCAAGCAGTTCGAATTCGCCCTGAACGAGATCAAGACCGACTGGATAGTGAGCCTGGATCAGGATGAAATCCTCACGGACGAGCTGCGCGAGAACATCATATCCGCCATTTCCTTGGACGAAAAAACGGCCGGGTACTACACGCCCAGGTCCTCTTTCTACTTCAACCGCTTCATGAAACATTCGGGCTGGTACCCGGATCATCTCTTCCGCGTGTTCAGAAACGGCAAGATGAAGGTCACGGCCAGCGGCGCGCATTACCACTTCGAACCGCTCGGCGATACCCGTAAACTTTCCGGCGACATCCTGCACTATCCCTACAATTCCTTCTTCGAGCACATGAACAAGATCAACTACTATGCCGAGGAAGGGGCAAAGGACCTGCGAAACAAGGGGCGTAAAGGCGGCGTTTTGCGCGCCCTGGCGCACGCGAAAATGCGCTTCATCAAGCTGTATTTCCTCAAGCTCGGCTTCCTGGACGGCCTGGCAGGCTTCTGCAACGCCCTGGCGGGCTTCTATTACACCTTCCAGAAATACATCCGGGTCGACGAAAAAGGAGACTGGGGAAGGTAG
- a CDS encoding substrate-binding periplasmic protein: protein MRIPRVLLVAFFLLLLVPVRSLAAGQVLVCGIDDEPFGPGPVKVLREAYAALGYNLAIRRLPNARSVEEANAGRCDGELGRVSGISDKFPNLIMVDVPIYQIELVAVSMRRDWDIRTWKDLGGKCVAHLSGTVIIEKNLPEDMEHEIKVQSVAKALTLLEEGRADVVVTTRGHLKKILSDMNFHGLVVHEPSLEQVCIYHYLHKKDRALVRKLEAVLRKMQQQGRISSILGEN, encoded by the coding sequence ATGAGAATACCTCGAGTGCTGCTGGTCGCGTTTTTTTTGCTCTTGCTCGTCCCGGTGCGGTCCCTGGCCGCCGGGCAGGTGCTTGTCTGCGGCATCGACGACGAGCCCTTTGGGCCGGGACCGGTGAAGGTGCTGCGGGAGGCATACGCCGCGCTGGGCTACAACCTGGCGATACGCCGGCTGCCCAATGCCCGCAGTGTGGAGGAAGCCAATGCAGGCCGGTGCGACGGCGAGCTGGGCCGTGTCAGCGGCATTTCGGACAAGTTCCCCAACCTGATCATGGTGGATGTGCCCATCTACCAGATAGAGCTCGTGGCGGTCTCCATGCGCAGGGATTGGGATATCCGCACCTGGAAGGACCTTGGCGGCAAGTGTGTTGCCCATCTGTCAGGAACCGTCATCATCGAAAAGAATTTGCCCGAGGACATGGAGCACGAGATAAAGGTGCAGTCGGTTGCAAAGGCCTTGACGCTGCTTGAGGAAGGAAGGGCGGACGTTGTGGTCACCACACGCGGGCACCTGAAAAAGATACTTTCCGACATGAATTTTCATGGGCTTGTGGTTCATGAACCGTCCCTGGAGCAGGTCTGTATTTACCACTATCTGCACAAGAAGGATCGCGCCCTGGTCAGGAAATTGGAGGCTGTTTTGCGAAAAATGCAGCAACAGGGGCGTATTTCTTCGATTCTTGGCGAAAACTGA
- a CDS encoding Na+/H+ antiporter NhaC family protein, which translates to MEDKRANPVALAPLGLFLAIFIGTGLYLTAQGTGMAFYQLSATVAILPAIIWAVIMGRETLAEKINIFLSGVGDINIITMCMIYLLAGGFAAVAKSIGGVEATVNFGLSVIPAGLVLPGLFVISAFIATAMGTSMGTIAAIAPIAVGVADKTDLGLPLLMGAVVGGAMFGDNLSMISDTTIAATRTQGCEMSDKFKMNFKLALPAALVTLAMFAFLGSSGEVLVHGDYDLLRILPYVAILVMAVMGVNVFIVLTAGIALCGAVGLFMSPEFTLLAFSQNIYAGFSGMQEILVLSMLIGGLGELIRLHGGVNWIIQFIGKLTSGRKSTRSGEFSISILAVLADLCTANNTVAIILTGGMAKEIADRNGVDPRRSASLLDIFSCIVQGIIPYGAQVLLAGSIAKISPLAVVGSMYYCYALAVVAVIAIILGFPKVSRQ; encoded by the coding sequence GTGGAAGACAAACGTGCCAATCCCGTAGCCCTGGCCCCATTGGGCCTTTTTCTTGCCATCTTCATCGGAACCGGCCTGTACCTGACCGCCCAGGGAACAGGCATGGCCTTCTATCAGCTCTCGGCCACCGTGGCCATTCTGCCCGCCATCATCTGGGCGGTGATCATGGGCAGGGAAACCCTGGCCGAAAAGATCAATATATTTCTCTCCGGCGTGGGCGACATCAACATCATCACCATGTGCATGATCTATCTGCTGGCAGGCGGATTCGCGGCGGTGGCCAAGTCCATCGGCGGGGTGGAGGCCACAGTCAACTTCGGTCTTTCCGTCATCCCCGCTGGCCTGGTGCTGCCCGGCCTGTTCGTGATCAGCGCCTTCATCGCCACGGCCATGGGTACCTCCATGGGCACCATCGCGGCCATAGCGCCCATTGCCGTGGGCGTGGCCGACAAGACCGACCTGGGCCTGCCGCTGCTCATGGGAGCCGTGGTTGGCGGGGCCATGTTCGGGGACAACCTGTCCATGATCTCGGACACCACCATTGCCGCCACCCGCACCCAGGGCTGCGAGATGAGCGACAAGTTCAAGATGAATTTTAAGCTGGCGCTCCCCGCCGCGCTGGTGACCCTGGCCATGTTCGCCTTTCTCGGTTCGTCTGGAGAGGTGCTGGTGCACGGCGATTACGACCTCCTGCGGATTCTGCCCTACGTGGCCATTCTGGTCATGGCCGTCATGGGCGTGAACGTCTTCATCGTGCTCACTGCGGGGATAGCCCTGTGCGGAGCCGTGGGCCTGTTCATGTCCCCGGAATTCACGCTGCTGGCCTTTTCCCAGAACATTTACGCCGGGTTCAGCGGCATGCAGGAAATTCTGGTGCTGTCCATGCTTATCGGCGGGCTGGGCGAACTCATCCGGTTGCACGGCGGCGTGAATTGGATCATCCAGTTCATCGGCAAGCTGACCTCGGGCCGGAAGAGCACCCGTTCCGGCGAGTTCTCCATTTCCATCCTGGCCGTGCTGGCCGACCTGTGCACCGCCAACAACACCGTGGCCATCATCCTCACGGGCGGCATGGCCAAGGAGATCGCCGACAGGAACGGCGTGGACCCGCGCCGCAGCGCCTCGCTTCTGGATATCTTCTCCTGCATCGTGCAGGGGATTATTCCCTACGGCGCGCAGGTGCTTTTGGCCGGTTCCATCGCCAAGATCTCGCCACTGGCCGTGGTGGGCTCCATGTACTACTGCTATGCCCTTGCCGTGGTGGCCGTCATTGCCATTATCCTGGGTTTTCCCAAGGTCAGTCGCCAATAG
- a CDS encoding mechanosensitive ion channel family protein, whose protein sequence is MNDILNPDFIRELTENIITWLSINGINILIALLVFVVGRWISRRIVNLMRRGMLRAGVDETLTSFLCNITFYAMLAAVIIAALGQLGLNITSFLAVLGAAGLAVGLALKDSLSNFAAGVMIILLRFFKKGDYVTVAGTSGTVQSIKIFNTFLTTPDNQLVIVPNASILGGTIVNVTANDTRRIDMVVGIGYGDHIPKAKSILEELVASQEGVLADPAPTIAVSELADSSVNFVVRPWCKTSDYWKVRFALTEKIKMAFDEQGVNIPFPQMDVHLFKEEM, encoded by the coding sequence ATGAACGATATCCTCAACCCCGATTTCATCCGTGAACTGACGGAAAACATCATCACCTGGCTGAGCATCAACGGCATCAACATCCTGATCGCCCTGCTCGTCTTCGTGGTCGGGCGCTGGATCTCCCGCCGCATCGTGAACCTCATGCGCAGGGGCATGCTGCGCGCGGGCGTGGACGAAACCCTGACCTCATTCCTGTGCAACATCACCTTCTACGCCATGCTCGCGGCCGTGATCATCGCCGCCCTGGGCCAGCTCGGCCTGAACATCACCTCGTTCCTGGCGGTACTCGGCGCCGCAGGCCTGGCCGTGGGCCTGGCGCTCAAGGACTCCCTGTCCAACTTCGCTGCCGGGGTCATGATCATCCTGTTGCGGTTCTTCAAGAAAGGCGACTACGTCACCGTGGCCGGGACCTCAGGCACCGTTCAATCCATCAAGATATTCAACACGTTCCTGACCACCCCGGACAACCAGCTGGTCATCGTTCCCAACGCCTCCATCCTGGGAGGCACCATCGTCAACGTGACCGCCAACGACACCCGGCGCATCGACATGGTCGTGGGCATCGGCTACGGCGACCACATCCCCAAGGCCAAGTCCATTCTCGAAGAGCTCGTTGCCAGCCAGGAAGGCGTGCTCGCGGACCCGGCCCCGACCATCGCGGTCTCCGAGCTGGCAGACAGCAGCGTCAACTTCGTGGTCCGGCCCTGGTGCAAAACCTCGGACTACTGGAAGGTGCGTTTCGCGCTTACCGAAAAGATCAAGATGGCCTTCGACGAACAGGGCGTGAACATCCCCTTCCCGCAAATGGATGTGCATCTGTTCAAGGAAGAAATGTAA